The window GCGCCGTGCCGAATAAAGCATGAAAGATAAGGGGAGCGATAAGTGCTGCGCGCCCCTCTTTTGGGAAGGGCAGCGGTATGAAGGGTTATGCCATCCGATACCAGGCGACGCCGTCGTTGTCCACTTGGACCGACGCCTCGCACCGATGAAGCAGGTAGTTCAAATGCGCAATGGTTTCGCCCGTGGCCAAGCTGAGCAAGGTGGCATCGCCGGATAGGATAGGGCGCGCAAACAGCGTGCCGAAGACATCGACGACACGTTGGGGTTCTTGCAGCGCCTCGCGCAGCCGGTCCAGTGAGCGCAACTGATTAACTGCAAGATTGTCCAGCCGCTCATGCAAACCAAGGAATGGTTCGTTGTGCGCCGGCAGCACCAGCACATCGTTAGGCACGCTGTTCTTGAGTTTGTCGATCGAAGCGAGCCACTCCCCCATCGGATCCGCGTCTGGTTCGGTCGGATGCACCGATACATTCGATGAAATGCGCGGCAGCACCTGGTCGCCGGAAATCAGCAACTTCAGTGCCGGGCTATACAGGCACGCATGCTCGGGCGTGTGGCCGCTGCCAACGACCACTTGCCATTCATTGCGCCCAATGGTGATGATTTCGCCATCGCGCATGCGGCGATAGCTGTCGGGCAAGGTGTAGATCATCTTGCCGAAATTGCCAAAGCGCGCACGATAACGTTCGATCGCTTCCGTGCTCCAGCCGGCGCGGTGAAAGAAGGACACGCCGTCGGCAGGCGCTTCGCGGCCGGTGTCGGCTGCCAGCATGCGGCAGGTCAGGTATTCCAGGCGCGTGGTCCATAACCTGCATTCGAACTTGCGCGTGAGCCAACCGGCCATGCCGATATGGTCGGGATGCATGTGGGTGACCAGCACGCGCGTTGCCGGACGATTGCCGAGCGGTCCGGCAAACAAATCGCACCAGGCTGCGGTGGTTTCGTCGCTGCGGATACCGGTGTCGACGATCACCCAGCCGTCGCCATCCTCGATAGCCCAAAGGTTGATGTGTGTCAGCGAGCCGGGTAGCGGCATGCGGATCCATTGCACACCCGGCGCTACTTCCTGTGTTTGTCCAGGGGCGGGCGGTTCGCCGCAGGGATACGTGAGAGCCCCTTTCTTGGGGGCAGGCGCATCGTCGTTCATGGATTCCAGTTCCTCTCAAGCTAGTTGGTTTAACGCTACCACGCCGTTGCCAAATGACCAAATCACGTGCGTTTACCCAGTATGGCAAAATCGCGTCATCCCGTGCGATTCTGATGCAGAAAACGTAACATGGACTCATGTTTGCTGCGCCCC is drawn from Noviherbaspirillum saxi and contains these coding sequences:
- a CDS encoding MBL fold metallo-hydrolase, giving the protein MNDDAPAPKKGALTYPCGEPPAPGQTQEVAPGVQWIRMPLPGSLTHINLWAIEDGDGWVIVDTGIRSDETTAAWCDLFAGPLGNRPATRVLVTHMHPDHIGMAGWLTRKFECRLWTTRLEYLTCRMLAADTGREAPADGVSFFHRAGWSTEAIERYRARFGNFGKMIYTLPDSYRRMRDGEIITIGRNEWQVVVGSGHTPEHACLYSPALKLLISGDQVLPRISSNVSVHPTEPDADPMGEWLASIDKLKNSVPNDVLVLPAHNEPFLGLHERLDNLAVNQLRSLDRLREALQEPQRVVDVFGTLFARPILSGDATLLSLATGETIAHLNYLLHRCEASVQVDNDGVAWYRMA